The following are encoded in a window of Haliotis asinina isolate JCU_RB_2024 chromosome 14, JCU_Hal_asi_v2, whole genome shotgun sequence genomic DNA:
- the LOC137262310 gene encoding uncharacterized protein encodes MKMTNVNAASIVVVVFFLVIQVAALTLDTEQTSQLQKRDTSKLDMSALRTALDGMDTDLQSKQKRTCAIGINSHHCALASMDDRMLSREWLNNGYSPGKRNGDITPAMHNEAERELEEISLKRQAIATLKYLLLKIKQKELQPPPRKRSCSLRLGGLCLTESLDRAASQYYYLRSPHSPGRRRRDLQSHLSKP; translated from the exons ATGAAAATGACCAATGTAAACGCCGCCAGCATCGTTGTTGTCGTCTTTTTCCTCGTCATCCAGGTCGCAGCGTTAACACTAGATACAGAACAGACAAG CCAGCTTCAGAAACGAGACACGTCCAAATTAGACATGAGCGCGTTACGGACAGCTCTGGACGGGATGGACACAGATCTACAGAGCAAACA GAAGCGCACGTGTGCAATAGGCATTAACAGCCATCACTGCGCCCTCGCCAGCATGGACGACCGCATGCTGTCTCGTGAGTGGCTCAACAACGGCTACAGCCCTGGCAAGAGGAACGGAGACATTACTCCCGCCATGCACAACGAGGCCGAGCG CGAACTGGAGGAAATTTCCCTCAAACGCCAAGCTATAGCAACCCTCAAGTACCTTCTCCTCAAGATTAAACAGAAAGAACTCCAGCCGCCCCCGAG GAAGCGGTCGTGCAGCCTGCGACTAGGAGGTCTGTGCTTGACCGAGTCGCTGGACCGCGCAGCTAGCCAGTACTACTACCTACGTAGTCCTCACAGCCCCGGTCGGCGAAGACGTGATCTGCAGAGCCACCTCAGCAAGCCTTAA